From the Burkholderia glumae LMG 2196 = ATCC 33617 genome, one window contains:
- the aroB gene encoding 3-dehydroquinate synthase, with the protein MITVNVDLGDCAYPIHIGDGLIGRTELFAPHIKGAAVTVVTNTTVDPLYGDALRAALAPLGKQVDTVVLPDGESYKQWETLNLIFDGLLGSRADRRTTLVALGGGVVGDMTGFAAACYMRGVPFIQVPTTLLSQVDSSVGGKTGINHPLGKNMIGAFYQPQAVIADIGVLRTLPARELAAGIAEVIKTGAIADSAFFDWIEANVEALNRRDPAALAEAVRRSCEIKASVVAADEREGGLRAILNFGHTFGHAIEAGLGYGEWLHGEAVGCGMVMAADLSVRVGRLDDAARQRLNRVIAAAHLPVRAPDLGAGRYLELMQVDKKAEAGAIKFILLDRIGASSITSAPDEAVRATLEAAIR; encoded by the coding sequence ATGATTACCGTCAACGTCGACCTGGGCGACTGCGCCTACCCGATTCATATCGGCGACGGCCTGATCGGCCGCACCGAACTGTTTGCCCCGCACATCAAGGGCGCCGCCGTCACCGTCGTCACCAATACCACCGTCGATCCGCTCTATGGCGACGCGCTGCGCGCCGCGCTCGCACCGCTCGGCAAGCAGGTCGATACCGTGGTGCTGCCCGACGGCGAATCCTACAAGCAGTGGGAAACGCTGAACCTGATCTTCGACGGGCTGCTCGGCTCGCGCGCCGATCGCAGGACCACCCTGGTCGCGCTCGGCGGCGGCGTGGTGGGCGACATGACCGGCTTCGCGGCCGCCTGCTACATGCGCGGCGTGCCGTTCATCCAGGTGCCGACCACGCTGCTGTCGCAGGTCGATTCGTCGGTCGGCGGCAAGACCGGCATCAACCATCCGCTCGGCAAGAACATGATCGGCGCGTTCTACCAGCCGCAAGCGGTGATCGCCGACATCGGCGTGCTGCGCACGCTGCCCGCGCGCGAGCTCGCGGCCGGCATCGCCGAGGTGATCAAGACCGGCGCGATCGCCGACTCGGCGTTCTTCGACTGGATCGAGGCGAACGTCGAGGCATTGAACCGCCGCGATCCGGCCGCACTCGCCGAGGCGGTGCGGCGCTCGTGCGAGATCAAGGCCAGCGTGGTGGCCGCCGATGAGCGCGAGGGCGGGTTGCGCGCGATCCTCAATTTCGGCCACACCTTCGGCCATGCGATCGAGGCCGGTCTCGGCTACGGCGAATGGCTGCACGGCGAGGCGGTGGGCTGCGGGATGGTGATGGCGGCCGACCTGTCGGTACGCGTCGGCCGGCTCGACGACGCGGCGCGCCAGCGCCTGAACCGCGTGATTGCCGCCGCGCACCTGCCGGTGCGCGCACCGGACCTCGGCGCCGGCCGCTACCTCGAACTGATGCAAGTCGACAAGAAGGCGGAAGCAGGGGCGATCAAGTTCATCCTGCTAGACCGGATCGGCGCCTCGTCGATCACCTCCGCGCCCGACGAGGCGGTGCGGGCGACGCTCGAGGCCGCGATCCGGTAA